The DNA region CATAAAAAATAGATAATAGACAAATCTCTACGCATGTAAAACagaaacaacccaaactaggctagacttgcttagggaattttggtctccccagcagagtcgccaactggcgctaccgggatttcacgataaggaaaccgggactaaagagatacctaagagaggcaaagtcagaagagtcgccaccggattttatttagtttacctctatcggagaggagaggggaaatagtcgataaaaccctcggaattgagacgcgcacgggaagcgctaaaagagaataaggaatcggtctcgcaaccgagatttgggttcggaagtcggttacgtaaggggaaggtattagcaccccttacgtccatggtactccatgggaaccatttgggttgttttacatacatggggtttatctatcattgttttattttcaaaagaatgtgtgaaaaagggggtattttaattattatattgctcgccaaggattggggcccttgtgcctatgtatcactcattcggggatgaggagtcagagctttgtagttcggagtagaaaatatttgtgtgttggttgattttacctttgaaaaaagggttttcaggatgatgccctaacgcacaaaaatgagtttgatgagttgtattatttttaccttgaataagggttttatgaaatgagTATTTGTaattatattgtactaaagtctatgagcggagatgattattctagacaacaagccaagcgtcttgcgtccaaacTAATCAGAGTAAGGGTAAGAATGCTCCGTTCTCACTCATTTCCACCACTTAAGGCTTGTGGAGaacaataataatcgtaattattaagtatttttgaatttggctaagaaaatgccacttgacgttgaatcaagggtttattttattttgattatgaaatttggtttatacaacatgaatgcaaagtaaccaacaagaaattaaagagtctcattgtaaggtagcccaagagaaagtcttttgtgtgcaaaagtgactTAAGCTAAAaaaaggataatggtcttacaaacatgttaccctaaggtggtgccatgatgccatttTTACAAGATGAATGTAAGTTacaaataaaatccaacatttacaaagtatcacaaagataagggAAAGGCCTCCAAGAAAGtgtcctaaaatgaaatcctcgaagtccaagttgattaagagtggaatgaatatttttgtcttatcattttatcatgtttttgttgtttttattgtttaatgacaataaaataaataacaagtaaataaacatgcatgatgaatttgtacaatgatgatgatgagtactttaatgtaaattacaaggtaatgacataaaagtaaattacaagataaagaaacaatatcacaataataatggttagtgaatataaatgatataaaacaaatataagtcaataataccaaaatcacaataacaaaggttaatgataaacaaaattaatgaagtataattagtggttagtaacatgtacaaaaatgaatatttttaagactattttcttaggccaaaaagacttaaaatatgacacattaagggatagcttatcattgatgcaaagtattgaagatgattaaaaaatcaactaTCAATATATTTGTAAgaaagaaagttatgcaaccttaagtccatctattaatatttttaaaaaagtgatttgttctctttattttgttttgattcctcttttatttaacaagataataaggtagtaaataaattagcataatataaatgatatagttagataacaataaacataaacataaaatacttgaaataaagtgaacaataaaataaattgcaaaaaaataaagtgcaataatataaatgttagaagttaggAGTTAGTTAACATAAATataaagtaaatgaaataaaatgaacaataaaataaattgcaaggaattaaagtgaaataatataaatgttaggatttattaattagtagttagtaacaataagcaaatggattagcaaaTTAATGTAAAGATATagtttcatctatgcatcaaatgacccaaatatggttaaAATAGATGCAATTcatcaatgcctcaaagtatcatgaatgacCTATCGATCAAGCATTGATAagtttgaaacattgaagatttaatcaactctaaaaaaccatggtcatgatctaatagacctcatcaaccaaacaaatacaacaacaagtccataataaaagaaaatgataacacacacaaagcaaccacaaaaaggtgaacaaaaagatagtaagagtaaaaaatatttaaaaaaagtGAGTAAACCAAAGTCAATCATTTTTGCAAGCTTGAATCTAAACCATCTCAAAAGACGAACCAAGAACAAGCAAccatttttaataaaaaaaagaaccaaaaagttaaaaagtttaagttaaaatcattacccacaaaatatgaaaaaagctaggtagaaatggtgttgagcttgaatGTGAAGCAAGGGGTTTGGGATGAAAATATTTGTGGTGAAATCTTAGTAAAGAGGTTGggttatgagtgttagagagtgagaaattttgagaaaaaaatatgaaaatggaaaaaagttggtggtggtgacttttgggagagaaaggtttttttttgttttgatttagGTTTTGAGAAGAAGGGTTGGATGAtattttttctgaatttttgGGGGCTAGAAAGCATGAAAAATGAGAGGGAATAAtgcatctatttatagggaaagcaAGTGGGAAAGTGGGGGGAACCAAATACCCTTTGTGCAACAAAAAGGCTTATTTTTGGTGTTTGCGTATGGGAAATCAATTTACCTAATTGGGTAAATCGACTTCcctattttttattttttattttaaatttttttaatcatGCCTTGAGCCCATGCAATATGCATTTGGTTATGAATGTTAATATAATTATGATGATGGAGCAATGAATAAATGTATGTGTAATAAGATCATAAATCTGATGAAAGTTGTTtcggggtagggtgaattttggggtatgacacatggTAACTTTTCTGACGACTCTAAGAAACCTTCATCTTCTCTCTGATCATTTTAATCATATAAGTAGTCTATTGAACTATCTCAAGTCCAACCACATCACTCTCTTCATATTTGTACCAACACAAAGGCGtcctacaccttctaccatacaaagcttcaaacggagccataccaatactcgaatgaaaactattgttgtaggtaaactcaatcaaaggtaaataactatcccaagcacctccctaTTCCAAAACACAGGCTCTTAAAAGATCCTCAAGCGACTGAATCATCCTCTCAGTATGACCATCTGTCTGcggatgataagcagaactcaaaCACAACTTTGTATCCAAAACACattgcaaaccttcccaaaataTTGAAGTAAACATTGCATCCCTATCTGACAGAATGCTAGACGAAATACCATGCAAATTGACAATTTTCACAATATACAGCTTTGCAAGCCTCTCAAtcggataatccattctaatcggaataAAGTGAGCAGATTTCTTCAACCTGTCCACAATaacccaaatagcttcacaattaCTCAGATTCCTAGGTAAACTAGAAACAATATCCATagaaatactatcccatttccattcaGGAATAGATAACTGTTGTAACAAACCAGACGACTTCTGATACTCAATCTTCGATTTCTGACAAATCAAACACGAATACACAAATTCTGCAATATCTTTCTTCATACCAATCCACCAAAACAATTTCCTAAAATCTTggtacatcttagtagcaccaggatgaatactcaaaccactacaATGTCCTTCatcaagaatcctctttctcatATCCGAAACATCGGGAACACAAACTCTATCATGACATCTCATGAttccattctcatcaatccgaaaaTCACTACCTTTACCTTGATTGATCAACGTCAATCGATCTACCAAAACCAAATCAAATTTCTGACATTCTCGAATCTCATCCAAAGTTCCACTAGTAtgcttcaacataccaagcttcACTCCAAAAAAAGTCCtttcacaaaccaaactcatatctcGAAATTGTTCAAGCAAATCCAATTTTCACACCATCAACATCGACATATGCAAAGATTTCCTACTCAAAGCGTCAGCTACAACATTCCCTTTTCTAGGATagtaattcaaaccaaaatcataatccttcaataattccaaccatctcctttgcctcatattcaactctttctgatcgaacaaatacttcaaactcttgtgatcactaaacacatcaaatgTTGAACCAgacaagtaatgtctccaaatcttcaaaacaaacacaacaGCAGCTAATTCCAAATCATGAGTCGGATATTTCCTCTCATGCACTTTGAGTTGCgttgaagcataagctacaacttgTTGATTCTACATTAACACACCTCCTAaacccatcaaagaagcatcacaatcACAACAAATGGTTTTGATGGATTCAGAACAGTAGTCAATCTCCTCTCAGCTATTGAAAACTAGCTTCACATTATGcagtccaaatgaaagcttgatctttcctagtcaactgcgttAACGGCAAAGATAACTTAGAAAAACCATCAATAAGCTTTCGATAATAACTTGCCAAACCAAGAAAACTACGAATCTCAGAGATAGATTTTGGTGCTTCCCATTGAGATATAGCCTCAATCTTATAAGGATCAACCGAAATACCACCACTAGAgatcacatggccaaggaaactcacttccttcaaccaaAACTCGCACTTTGAAATTTTGGCAAACAACTGCTTCTCTTTTAATACAGATAAAACAATCCTCAAATGCTTagcatgatcctcttcactcttcGAATAGATCAACATATCATCGAtaaacacaacaacaaacttatcgagatatttatgaaaaatctgattcatgtactccataaacACACCAGATGCATTCGTCACACCGAAAGGAATCACCGAATACTCAAagtgtccataccttgttctaaaagcagtcttctgaatatcttcagctttcacacggatctgatgatacccagacctcaaatcaatctttctaaacacacaagcaccaaccaactgatccatcaaatcatcaatcctctgaagcggatacttattcttgatagtaaccttattcagttgtctataatccacacacaacctcatagtaccttctttcttcttaactaacaaGACAGGTGCACCCCACGATGACACACTCATACGAATAAACCTCTTATCAAGCAAACCCTCtagttgactcttcaactctttcaactcagatggTGACATCCGATACAGAGTCATCGATACCGGACTAGTACCAGAAATCAAATCAATTGtgaactcaacttcacgttcaAGCAGAAAATCGCTAACCTCATTAGGAAACATTTCATGAAAATCACGAACAACTGGAAATTCACCCAATGTTCCATTTTCAATCAACTTCAAACTTTCCACCAAACTAAATATTTCAGCACCATCTCGCACAAATTCATTCACTTGTTGAGTAGACAAGAATAAATCACCTTCCTTCTCTGGCTCAAGAAAAAGAACACCTCTCGCAAAATAATTGATATAGACATTGTTGACCCTCAACCAGTCCATTCCCAAAATAACATCAAGTTGACTCAATAGAAGACATACTAAATCAACTTCAAAATCTTTATCACAAATATTCAACGGACATTTCAAACAAACAGATGAAGTAGTCACTAAACCCATAGTCAGAGTATCAATAAACATGCCTCCACGCATAACAGATAATTCAAGATTCAATCTCTTATCACAATCCAAAGAAATAAAAGAACTCGTCGCACTAGTATCAATAATAGCAATCAAATGTATATtattaataaagcacgtacctcGAATCAATCTCTCCTCAGCAGAAGTATGAGCACCGGACAATGCAAACACTTTTCCTTTGgcttgctccttcttcggcttcTTGCACTAGGTACTAATATGCCCTTTCTCACCACAGTTTTAGGAAGACACATTCGAACCAACTCTGCATTCAAAAGATTTGTGACCTTgcttgccacacttgaaacaaGTCACATCGCCCTTAGGATACTCGGGAGCACGATGTCCCTCAACACCACATCTGAAGCACTTGACAGGAGTGTGAAATCCTCCCCCACTCGGCTTCTTGCCATCACCAGCTTTCTTCTTACCGTCATACGGCTTCCCTCGGAATTTCCCTTTTCCTTTCTTATCATGCAAGGACTTGTAATGAGTAGCACTTTCACGGCTATCCTCATCATAGATCCTACTCTTGTTACCCAACTCAGAAAATCTCGTAATCTGTTGGTAACCCATTGCCTTCTTGATATCAGGTATCAAGTCATTCACAAACATAAGACACTTggatctctcagcattagcagtattgtaatggGGACAAAATTTGATCAACTCCTCAAACTTTGCAGCATACTCAGCTACGGTACCATTACCTTGCTTCAactcaaggaattcaatttccttctttccacgaacatcttctggaaaatacttctCCAGAAAAGCATCACGGAAAAGTTCCCACGTCACACCAATGCCATCCTCATCAAATCTTTAAACAGTGTTGTGCCACCAATCCTTAGCTTCTTTCTCAAGCATATGAGTGCCAAACTGCATCTTCTGCAAATCTGAATAGTTCATAACTCGGAAGATTTTCTCAACCGCCTTCAAGCACTCTTGAGCTTTATGAGGTTCTTGAGCTCCTTCAAAAGTTGGCGGATTATTCCTCTCGAACTTCCCCAAAGCACGAAACTCATTGGCATCATGCTCCCGATCACCAACATTCATTTGCGGAATGGCACCAGCCAACAGGGTCAATGTCGCCACAAGCGCATCATCATTCCTTCCAGCAACCATCTTCCTGCTACACCAACCAAAAAACCACAACAACAAGGATTGTTAAACAAACCGTATCGATTGTCTCATACACACAAATCAGATACAACAGAATTAACCAAATTCATAACCTGGCCGAATGACCGACcgtgctctgataccactaatgtgACACCCCCCCAAACTACTACTATTCAAATACATCATACAATTGCATAATTAGAGTATATCCAGACATGCATACACGAGGGCATCATAATTAGAAACAACACATGCCATGGTCACATACAAGTAACACGAATTataaatcaaaaccaaataacCAACATGCAAACTCACACAACGGAATAACATCTCTCTTCATAAATGGTAAATAGTGATGACTCTCACAAATTATCTACCACAAAATATCGTTTTGGGCTCTAAGGCCACTCAACATCAAAACCAATATATCCAAATAACAAGATAAAAGAGAGCACAACAATATctctcaacatcaaaacaaatacaaatGATCCCATAAACCCAAGTGTTACATGACATGAGCACTATAGACTACCTAGTCAAAACACAACAATAACTAGCCTTCGAATCTAATCCTTGTGTGCAGCACCACTAACTCCCATACTTGAGCGATGTCGCGATAGAACATCATTCCAACAAAAGGGTGAGAATTAAAATCATTAtagaaaaacataataatatGAAATGTATAACAAACATACATATATTATTAGAATTCGTCACGCTTCATACAAACATGCAACATATCATCTTATTAAAGAATCACATGTTTACCATCATATGACATTACTCAACAATCCACAAGTATTCATTTATAAATACTAATCGATGTACAAAAGTCATATTTCACAACATATCGATTTCATGTACATattatcatccatcatcatttacaaatcatcatc from Lathyrus oleraceus cultivar Zhongwan6 chromosome 1, CAAS_Psat_ZW6_1.0, whole genome shotgun sequence includes:
- the LOC127103094 gene encoding uncharacterized protein LOC127103094, coding for MGYQQITRFSELGNKSRIYDEDSRESATHYKSLHDKKGKGKFRGKPYDGKKKAGDGKKPSGGGFHTPVKCFRCGVEGHRAPEYPKGDVTCFNATSSFISLDCDKRLNLELSVMRGGMFIDTLTMGLVTTSSVCLKCPLNICDKDFEVDLVCLLLSQLDVILGMDWLRVNNVYINYFARGVLFLEPEKEGDLFLSTQQVNEFVRDGAEIFSLVESLKLIENGTLGEFPVVRDFHEMFPNEVSDFLLEREVEFTIDLISGTSPVSMTLYRMSPSELKELKSQLEGLLDKRFIRMSVSSWGAPVLLVKKKEEKQLFAKISKCEFWLKEVSFLGHVISSGGISVDPYKIEAISQWEAPKSISEIRSFLGLASYYRKLIDGFSKLSLPLTQLTRKDQAFIWTA